A region from the Muribaculum gordoncarteri genome encodes:
- a CDS encoding oligosaccharide flippase family protein, with product MALWIGAAGVGLLGIYNSFIELMSALTQLNVRDSSVRDIAGADDISMRHRIIGVVRRWAAVLGLFGSLLTLALSPLLSRVTFGDDAHSGGFVWLSVVMLFSSVTGGELAILQGSRLLGRLAAASLAGAVGGLLLSVPLFYFLGIDSIVPSIGVYALSTLVAALLLRYKGAGAASGGVTLRETVAKGCSFICLGAWMTVAAFVTLLSQYIFIVYVNNRGGVDDAGFYQAGFTLVNKYIGLLLVGVAMEYYPRLASRAGSLRSLGVYANHEIVTLSWIAMPCVSMFIVFRGLIVEMLYSSEFESILPYVTWAMAGTVLRCVSWCMGYVMLARGDGKAYVVCESVSAVVYLVLNTLFYEMWGIESLGKAYFLWYAVYCVTVMTVCRVRYGLRLRYAAMAVVTVSMLVVMLTMFLTDVSLLLGLAAAVTGCAVSVVALRRMTA from the coding sequence GTGGCCCTTTGGATAGGAGCCGCAGGTGTAGGGCTGTTAGGTATCTACAATTCATTTATAGAACTTATGTCGGCGCTCACGCAATTGAATGTGCGTGACTCATCGGTGCGTGACATTGCCGGGGCCGACGACATTTCGATGCGTCACCGCATCATTGGTGTCGTGAGGCGATGGGCTGCCGTTCTCGGTCTTTTCGGTTCATTGCTCACGCTTGCATTGTCGCCATTGTTGAGCCGCGTTACATTCGGTGATGATGCTCATTCAGGCGGTTTTGTGTGGCTGTCGGTGGTCATGCTCTTCAGCTCGGTCACAGGCGGCGAGTTGGCCATATTGCAAGGCTCGCGCCTGTTGGGGCGGTTGGCCGCAGCGTCACTTGCCGGAGCGGTGGGTGGATTGCTGCTCTCGGTACCGCTGTTCTATTTTCTCGGAATTGATTCAATCGTGCCGTCGATCGGAGTGTATGCGCTGTCGACGCTTGTCGCAGCACTTCTGTTGCGATATAAGGGAGCCGGTGCTGCGAGCGGCGGTGTGACATTGCGTGAAACCGTTGCAAAGGGGTGCAGCTTCATTTGCCTCGGAGCATGGATGACGGTAGCCGCCTTCGTGACATTGTTGTCGCAGTACATCTTCATCGTCTATGTCAATAACCGGGGCGGTGTGGATGATGCCGGATTCTATCAGGCGGGATTCACTCTTGTCAACAAATATATAGGACTGCTGCTTGTGGGTGTTGCCATGGAGTACTATCCTCGGCTTGCGTCACGTGCCGGATCGCTACGTTCACTGGGCGTATATGCCAACCACGAAATCGTCACGTTGTCATGGATTGCGATGCCGTGTGTGTCGATGTTCATCGTGTTTCGCGGATTGATTGTGGAGATGCTTTACTCCTCCGAGTTTGAATCCATATTGCCGTATGTCACATGGGCCATGGCGGGAACCGTGCTGCGCTGCGTGAGCTGGTGCATGGGTTATGTGATGCTTGCCCGAGGTGACGGAAAAGCCTACGTGGTGTGTGAGTCGGTGAGTGCTGTCGTCTACTTGGTGTTGAATACGCTCTTTTATGAAATGTGGGGTATTGAATCCCTCGGGAAAGCCTATTTCCTGTGGTATGCCGTTTATTGCGTGACGGTGATGACGGTGTGTCGTGTCAGATACGGATTGAGATTGCGTTACGCTGCAATGGCGGTGGTGACGGTGTCAATGCTTGTCGTTATGCTGACGATGTTTCTTACCGATGTGTCGCTGCTGCTCGGCCTTGCCGCAGCCGTGACCGGATGTGCCGTTTCTGTCGTTGCGTTACGACGGATGACGGCATAG
- a CDS encoding murein hydrolase activator EnvC family protein — translation MLLSAVDMSAARKRTRSVSSVKQEQKANAQAIKKTSQQLDENAKATSRTLNALNTLGAEIRQQNDSIASINHQIDSIDSAMKHINDSIVTLDGKLNALRDSYARSVTRIRNSQQGSMDKLAFIFSAESFTQAYRRFRYLGEFSKWRKRRNDEIKAVQARLEKQRDELTRLQGVKSGMLTRMNVARNDLEKKQNETSALVAKLKKEGASLKKVLRQKEAQARALDNELDRLIAEEQRRQAEEEKRRQAEEKRKEQERLLAEENARKKQQQKEQEAKAAPAKAEQPERKAVAQPKPASTAAKPATNYAMAETSRKLTGSFESNKGRLLFPVNGKYKIVRPFGRHKHPDLPHVTTDNGGIDIEVPAGGTARAVFDGTVSEVFRLLGYNTIVMVRHGKYLTIYANLSNINVKKGDALKQGQTIGTIYSDPDDGNRSILHFELRQEKQKLNPTAWVR, via the coding sequence ATGCTTCTCTCGGCGGTCGACATGTCGGCGGCCCGGAAGCGCACACGCAGTGTGTCAAGCGTCAAGCAGGAGCAGAAAGCCAACGCTCAGGCCATAAAGAAGACTTCGCAACAACTCGATGAAAATGCAAAGGCCACATCACGCACGTTGAATGCGCTGAACACTCTTGGGGCCGAGATTCGTCAGCAGAACGACTCGATAGCGTCGATAAATCATCAGATTGATTCTATCGACAGCGCGATGAAACATATAAATGACTCGATCGTCACTCTTGACGGCAAGCTTAATGCTCTACGCGACAGCTATGCGCGTTCGGTGACGCGCATACGAAATTCGCAGCAGGGATCGATGGATAAGCTTGCCTTCATCTTTTCGGCCGAGTCGTTCACTCAGGCTTATAGGCGATTCCGTTATTTGGGCGAATTTTCAAAGTGGCGTAAGCGCCGTAACGATGAGATAAAGGCGGTGCAGGCCCGGCTTGAGAAGCAACGTGACGAGCTCACTCGCCTTCAGGGCGTGAAATCGGGAATGCTTACCCGGATGAATGTCGCCCGAAACGACCTTGAGAAAAAGCAGAATGAAACATCGGCTCTTGTCGCCAAACTGAAGAAGGAGGGTGCATCGCTGAAGAAAGTGCTGCGACAGAAGGAGGCTCAGGCGCGTGCCCTCGATAACGAGCTTGACCGACTGATTGCCGAAGAGCAGCGCCGTCAGGCCGAGGAGGAGAAACGTCGTCAGGCCGAAGAGAAGCGTAAGGAGCAGGAGCGTCTGCTTGCCGAGGAGAATGCCCGCAAGAAGCAACAACAGAAAGAGCAGGAGGCCAAGGCGGCTCCGGCTAAGGCCGAGCAGCCTGAACGCAAGGCTGTCGCCCAACCTAAGCCGGCATCAACCGCAGCGAAGCCTGCAACAAATTACGCCATGGCTGAAACAAGCCGTAAGCTTACCGGAAGTTTCGAGAGCAATAAGGGCCGGCTTCTGTTCCCGGTCAACGGAAAGTATAAGATCGTGCGTCCGTTCGGAAGGCACAAGCATCCCGATTTGCCCCATGTCACTACCGACAACGGCGGCATCGACATAGAGGTGCCGGCAGGAGGAACTGCGCGTGCGGTGTTTGATGGCACTGTTTCGGAAGTGTTCCGTCTTCTCGGTTACAACACCATCGTGATGGTGCGTCACGGCAAATACCTTACCATATATGCCAACCTGAGCAACATCAATGTCAAGAAAGGTGACGCACTGAAGCAGGGACAGACCATAGGTACGATCTATTCCGACCCCGACGATGGAAATCGCTCAATTCTGCACTTCGAGCTGCGTCAGGAGAAGCAGAAACTTAATCCCACGGCTTGGGTTAGATGA
- a CDS encoding TPM domain-containing protein yields the protein MKRYAILMLCLVATVLSGLAGAYKVDEIPNVHVANRTRYVSNPDNVLSPAAVATLDSTLSRLWRDTSSEVVVVAVNSVDGDPDEFATELFTKWGIGKKDNDNGMLVLIAKDDRKAVIRTGYGMEGVLPDILAGRIIRNIMAPHFRNGDYDNGTIASLTEIARITSTPGATEELMSKYGNDEGAGGNGGADLFKGWLAIGAILAVVLFVWFLYEMFKTRRLDRYERYQVLSKMKMPALILVFAGLGLPAISYLILWLTMRGLRLRHRNCPNCHNKMHRIDEANDNKYLTHQQDIEEQINSVDYDVWLCDHCGETDILPYINSASSYTVCPRCGARACSMRSQRIVIRPTERREGQGVKEYICRSCGNRNEIPYSIPKVVVPPVVIVGGGGRGFGGGGGGFSGGSFGGGMTGGGGASGGW from the coding sequence ATGAAACGTTATGCAATATTGATGTTATGCCTTGTGGCGACTGTGCTGTCGGGACTTGCCGGAGCCTACAAGGTTGATGAGATACCCAACGTGCATGTCGCAAACCGCACGCGTTACGTGAGCAATCCCGATAACGTGCTTTCGCCTGCGGCTGTCGCCACTCTTGACTCCACGCTTTCACGGTTGTGGCGTGACACCTCGTCGGAGGTTGTGGTGGTGGCCGTGAACTCGGTCGACGGCGATCCCGACGAATTTGCTACCGAGCTGTTTACGAAGTGGGGTATAGGCAAGAAGGACAATGACAACGGAATGCTCGTGCTTATAGCCAAGGACGACCGAAAGGCCGTGATACGCACTGGATATGGCATGGAGGGTGTGTTGCCCGACATTCTCGCCGGCCGTATAATACGCAACATAATGGCTCCGCATTTCCGTAACGGCGATTACGATAACGGAACGATAGCCTCGCTCACCGAGATTGCGAGAATCACCTCGACCCCGGGAGCCACCGAGGAGCTGATGTCGAAGTACGGTAATGATGAGGGTGCCGGCGGTAACGGCGGTGCCGATTTGTTCAAGGGATGGCTTGCAATAGGTGCCATACTTGCCGTGGTGCTGTTTGTATGGTTTCTTTACGAGATGTTCAAGACGAGGCGTCTTGACCGATACGAGCGCTATCAGGTGCTCAGCAAGATGAAGATGCCCGCGCTTATACTTGTGTTTGCCGGTCTTGGATTGCCTGCCATATCCTATCTTATATTGTGGCTCACGATGCGCGGATTGAGATTGCGTCACCGTAATTGCCCCAATTGTCACAACAAGATGCATCGTATCGACGAAGCTAACGACAACAAGTACCTCACCCATCAGCAGGACATCGAGGAGCAGATCAATTCGGTCGACTACGATGTGTGGCTGTGTGACCACTGCGGTGAAACCGACATATTGCCCTATATCAACAGTGCGTCAAGCTATACGGTGTGTCCGCGATGCGGTGCGCGCGCCTGCTCGATGCGCAGTCAGCGCATCGTAATACGCCCCACCGAGAGGCGTGAGGGGCAGGGTGTCAAGGAGTACATCTGCCGTAGCTGCGGCAACCGTAACGAGATACCCTACAGCATCCCCAAGGTAGTGGTGCCGCCGGTGGTGATTGTAGGAGGCGGTGGCCGTGGATTCGGCGGTGGCG
- a CDS encoding tetratricopeptide repeat protein, giving the protein MKLSFRKITLSVALAAIVVPLFVTAGKKADVTPNSDELKADYIFMEALRQHAIDKEDAYYDLLSRAYQLDPSNSDVGFFLGYYTVMTSGDDSTMFKNGYDLMKRHFNEAPADFYSNFVYGSINDRLGSRDEALKVWTTLDSIYPHKMEISYKLAEALASSGDSSKIARAIGVYDRIEKTQGKNIPLTTSKIRAFLSSQDTASIYKEVYSLLKSAPHSVENNVFAGNVFAMFSDNDSALTYFDKACDLDSTSGLAYYSRANFYKSIGDSVNYDKEVFRALSRESLELDAKLELLTGYIRELYDDPSQQGRIQELFATLLDQHPHEVDIHDLYCSYLIAIEDYAGAAEQLGYALDIDPSSEDRWRTLLSLYMQADDYAKSAEKGETALRYHPSSAMIHLMLGTDYNLMKEYDKALSNLNKSMELTDSVDYEAVSQIMSSMGDVYYAKGDRDSAFVYYDKAISIDPDNLLALNNCAYYLAVEGRDLDKAEEMSARTIKERPDDATSLDTYAWVMFRKKNYTEAMAYIDKAIANSEDPSEELYHHAGDIYFMNGEPQKALEFWEKALALDPDNELLQRKVKHKTYFYE; this is encoded by the coding sequence ATGAAGCTGTCGTTTCGTAAAATAACATTGTCGGTTGCGTTGGCGGCCATTGTCGTGCCGCTGTTTGTGACTGCGGGGAAAAAGGCCGATGTCACGCCTAATTCCGATGAATTGAAAGCCGACTATATATTTATGGAGGCTTTGCGCCAACATGCCATCGACAAGGAGGATGCCTACTATGACCTGTTGTCACGGGCCTATCAACTGGATCCGTCAAACAGCGATGTGGGATTTTTCCTCGGCTATTACACCGTTATGACCTCAGGCGATGATTCAACCATGTTTAAGAATGGTTACGACCTGATGAAGCGACACTTCAACGAGGCTCCGGCCGATTTCTACAGCAATTTTGTATACGGAAGCATAAACGACCGTCTTGGCTCGCGTGACGAGGCACTGAAGGTGTGGACTACACTCGACTCGATATATCCCCACAAGATGGAGATTTCCTATAAGTTGGCCGAGGCTCTTGCCTCTTCGGGCGATTCGTCCAAAATCGCCAGGGCCATAGGTGTGTACGACCGTATAGAGAAGACACAGGGAAAGAACATTCCGCTTACCACAAGCAAAATCAGGGCTTTTCTCTCATCGCAGGACACTGCATCCATCTACAAGGAGGTATATTCATTGCTGAAGTCGGCGCCTCACAGCGTTGAGAACAACGTGTTTGCCGGAAATGTGTTTGCCATGTTCTCCGACAACGATTCGGCATTGACCTATTTCGATAAGGCGTGTGACCTGGATTCCACATCGGGACTTGCCTACTACTCACGTGCCAACTTCTATAAGTCAATAGGCGACAGCGTCAACTACGACAAAGAGGTGTTCCGTGCCTTGAGCCGTGAAAGCCTTGAGCTTGATGCCAAGCTTGAACTCCTCACCGGCTATATCAGGGAGCTGTATGACGACCCCAGCCAGCAGGGACGCATTCAGGAGCTCTTTGCAACACTGCTCGACCAGCATCCCCATGAGGTTGACATTCACGACCTCTACTGCTCCTATCTTATTGCAATCGAGGATTATGCCGGTGCGGCCGAGCAACTTGGCTATGCACTTGACATCGATCCGAGTTCCGAGGATCGTTGGCGCACGCTTTTGAGCCTCTACATGCAGGCCGACGACTATGCAAAGTCGGCTGAGAAGGGTGAAACGGCATTGCGCTACCATCCGTCAAGCGCGATGATACACTTGATGCTCGGAACCGATTACAACCTCATGAAGGAGTATGACAAAGCCCTCTCCAATCTCAACAAGTCCATGGAGCTTACCGATTCGGTCGATTATGAAGCCGTTTCGCAGATTATGTCGTCGATGGGCGATGTGTATTACGCCAAGGGCGACCGTGATTCTGCGTTTGTCTACTATGACAAGGCTATATCCATCGACCCCGACAATCTGCTCGCACTTAATAACTGCGCCTACTACCTTGCCGTCGAAGGTCGTGACCTTGACAAGGCCGAGGAGATGAGCGCGAGAACCATAAAGGAGCGTCCCGACGACGCTACTTCGCTTGACACCTATGCTTGGGTGATGTTCCGCAAGAAGAACTACACCGAGGCGATGGCCTATATCGACAAGGCGATTGCCAACAGTGAGGATCCCTCGGAGGAGCTGTATCACCATGCCGGCGACATATACTTCATGAACGGGGAGCCGCAGAAAGCTCTTGAGTTCTGGGAGAAGGCTCTTGCCCTCGACCCCGATAACGAGTTGCTGCAGCGCAAAGTCAAGCACAAGACCTATTTCTATGAATAA
- a CDS encoding DUF4292 domain-containing protein, with translation MKLSHFITLSIISLLVFSGCHSSKRSLKPGEPLPENATLTQRYDALVDGYGNWSDVTVPVSFVLSSPQRFSISGRAKMIHDESIDISLRMLGFEVGRIYLTVDSVHVVVKPKKVYMSESLAEVSRVFKFSVGNVQDLIMGRPFVLGGSTLSRDTRNLVLQFIEGDAWSIMLAPSLAPASYGYRVCADNFLEYLVAGYNNGYLTASCGYSAPVDVEGVGAVSPDVDIKVVNPKQKIEASITWKWDNARWNEGIESEWTVPRGYKRIKAADVINNVAQD, from the coding sequence ATGAAGCTGTCACATTTCATCACATTATCAATAATATCATTGCTTGTATTCTCGGGTTGTCACTCTTCAAAGCGAAGTCTGAAGCCCGGTGAGCCGTTACCTGAAAATGCCACGTTGACTCAGCGTTATGACGCACTTGTCGACGGTTATGGCAATTGGAGCGATGTCACGGTGCCGGTCAGCTTCGTGTTGTCATCGCCTCAGCGTTTCTCCATATCGGGACGGGCTAAGATGATTCACGACGAGTCGATCGACATATCGCTGCGCATGCTCGGCTTTGAGGTGGGACGCATCTACCTCACCGTCGACTCGGTTCATGTGGTGGTGAAGCCCAAGAAGGTGTATATGTCGGAAAGCCTTGCTGAAGTGTCGCGCGTATTTAAGTTCAGCGTGGGCAATGTGCAGGATTTGATAATGGGGCGTCCGTTTGTTCTCGGCGGTTCCACATTGTCGCGCGATACCCGCAACCTGGTATTGCAGTTCATCGAAGGTGATGCGTGGAGCATAATGCTTGCTCCGTCTTTAGCACCGGCAAGCTACGGTTACCGTGTGTGCGCCGACAATTTCCTTGAATATCTCGTAGCGGGATACAATAACGGTTATTTGACCGCTTCATGCGGATACTCGGCTCCTGTCGATGTCGAGGGTGTGGGCGCCGTGTCGCCCGATGTCGACATCAAGGTTGTCAATCCCAAGCAGAAGATAGAGGCGTCGATTACATGGAAGTGGGATAATGCTCGATGGAATGAGGGTATTGAATCGGAGTGGACGGTGCCTCGCGGATATAAGCGCATCAAGGCGGCCGATGTAATAAATAATGTAGCTCAGGATTAG
- the dut gene encoding dUTP diphosphatase → MKVKIINRSGLELPAYETPSSAGMDVRACLKEPVTLQPMQRALIPTGLYIQLPHGYECQMRPRSGLALKKGISLVNTPGTVDSDYRGEIGAIVINLSDEPFVINDGERICQMVIKEYTRVEWEPVERLDQTTRGDGAFGHTGIN, encoded by the coding sequence ATCAAGGTGAAGATAATCAACAGGTCGGGTCTTGAGTTGCCCGCCTACGAAACGCCCTCGTCGGCCGGAATGGATGTTAGAGCATGCTTGAAAGAGCCGGTGACGCTGCAGCCTATGCAGAGGGCGTTGATTCCTACCGGATTGTATATCCAGCTGCCTCACGGTTACGAGTGCCAGATGCGACCTCGTTCGGGACTGGCTCTTAAAAAGGGCATTTCTCTTGTAAATACTCCCGGAACCGTCGATTCGGACTACCGTGGCGAGATAGGCGCGATTGTCATCAATCTTTCCGACGAACCGTTTGTGATTAACGACGGTGAGCGTATATGCCAGATGGTAATAAAGGAGTACACACGCGTGGAGTGGGAGCCGGTTGAACGACTCGACCAGACTACACGCGGAGATGGTGCTTTCGGACACACGGGGATTAACTGA
- a CDS encoding polyribonucleotide nucleotidyltransferase, translating to MAQPIKKTIELGDGRTITLETGKLAKQADGAVELRMGNTMLLATVVSAKEAGEGVDFMPLQVEYKEKFSSNGRFPGGFLKREGRASDYEILTARLVDRVLRPLFPDNYHADTFVNIIMFSADGVDMPDALAGLAASAALAVSDIPFNGPISEVRVARIDGEFVINPTFEQLEKADMELMVGATYDNIMMVEGEMNEVSEADLLAALKAAHDAIKVQCKAQMELAEAVGSTVKREYCHETNDEDLRKDVQEKCYDKAYAIAKAGSADKHRRNDSFDAICDEYIESIPEEEREEKAPLVKRYYHDVEREAVRRCILDEGIRLDGRKTTEIRPIWIETDYVPGPHGSAVFTRGETQALATVTLGTKLDEKILDDVLNQGKERFLLHYNFPPFSTGEAKPVRGVGRREVGHGNLAHRALKRMFPDNFPYVCRIVSDILESNGSSSMATVCAGTLALLDAGVKMKKPVSGIAMGLITDTDGAKYAVLSDILGDEDHLGDMDFKVTGTRDGITATQMDIKVDGLSYEVLEKALLQAREGRMHILDKIQEAIAEPRADYKPQVPRIVTMTIPKDLIGAVIGPGGKIIQGIQEASGATVSIDEIDNEGYIEVAANNKEAMDKALEMINAIVELPEEGKVYTGKVRSILDFGAFVEFMPNRDGLLHISEISWERLENMEASGLHEGDTVEVKLIEIDKKTGKYRLSMRALQPKPEGYVEPQRAPRGPRNNNERGPRRDGDRQQRNDRGPRRNNNHRED from the coding sequence ATGGCACAACCAATTAAGAAAACCATCGAGCTTGGTGATGGACGCACCATCACACTTGAAACAGGCAAGCTGGCCAAGCAAGCCGATGGAGCGGTAGAATTACGCATGGGCAATACAATGCTCCTTGCTACAGTAGTGTCGGCAAAGGAAGCCGGCGAAGGGGTCGACTTCATGCCCCTACAAGTGGAGTACAAAGAGAAATTTTCATCCAACGGCCGTTTCCCCGGCGGCTTCCTGAAGCGTGAAGGTCGCGCATCCGATTACGAGATCCTTACAGCTCGTCTTGTTGACCGTGTACTCCGTCCTCTTTTCCCCGACAATTATCATGCCGATACATTTGTCAACATCATCATGTTCTCGGCCGACGGAGTTGATATGCCCGACGCACTGGCCGGACTTGCAGCATCGGCAGCCCTTGCAGTAAGCGACATACCCTTCAACGGTCCTATTTCGGAAGTCAGAGTTGCACGCATCGACGGTGAATTTGTAATCAACCCCACATTCGAGCAGCTTGAAAAGGCCGATATGGAGCTCATGGTTGGTGCTACCTACGATAACATCATGATGGTTGAAGGCGAAATGAACGAAGTTTCAGAAGCCGACCTTCTTGCAGCCCTCAAGGCAGCTCATGACGCTATAAAAGTTCAGTGCAAGGCCCAGATGGAACTTGCCGAGGCCGTAGGCTCGACCGTTAAGCGCGAATATTGCCACGAAACCAACGATGAAGACCTCCGCAAGGATGTTCAAGAAAAGTGCTACGACAAGGCTTATGCCATTGCCAAGGCAGGCAGCGCCGACAAGCACCGGCGTAACGACTCATTCGATGCGATATGCGATGAATACATCGAATCAATACCCGAGGAAGAGCGCGAAGAGAAGGCTCCTCTCGTAAAGCGTTACTATCACGATGTTGAGCGCGAGGCTGTGCGCCGTTGCATCCTCGACGAAGGCATCCGTCTTGACGGACGCAAGACAACCGAAATCCGTCCCATCTGGATTGAAACCGACTACGTTCCCGGCCCTCACGGATCGGCAGTGTTCACCCGTGGTGAAACACAGGCTCTCGCTACCGTGACACTCGGCACCAAGCTCGACGAGAAGATTCTCGACGATGTGCTCAACCAGGGCAAGGAGCGCTTCCTCCTCCACTACAACTTCCCCCCCTTCTCTACAGGTGAGGCTAAGCCCGTGCGTGGCGTAGGCCGTCGTGAAGTAGGTCACGGCAATCTCGCTCACCGTGCATTGAAGAGAATGTTCCCCGACAACTTCCCCTATGTATGCCGCATCGTGAGCGACATCCTTGAGTCAAACGGCTCGTCGTCAATGGCCACCGTTTGCGCCGGTACACTTGCTCTGCTCGATGCCGGTGTCAAGATGAAGAAGCCCGTCAGCGGTATTGCAATGGGTCTTATAACCGACACCGACGGTGCTAAATATGCCGTGCTTTCCGATATTCTCGGTGACGAGGACCACCTTGGCGACATGGACTTCAAGGTAACAGGTACTCGTGACGGTATCACCGCAACCCAGATGGACATCAAGGTCGACGGACTATCCTACGAAGTTCTTGAGAAGGCTCTTCTTCAGGCTCGCGAAGGCCGCATGCACATCCTCGACAAGATCCAGGAAGCAATCGCCGAACCTCGCGCCGATTACAAGCCCCAGGTACCGCGCATAGTCACCATGACAATACCCAAGGACCTCATCGGTGCCGTAATAGGCCCGGGCGGAAAGATTATCCAGGGTATCCAGGAAGCAAGTGGTGCTACTGTTTCAATCGACGAAATAGACAACGAAGGCTACATCGAAGTTGCCGCCAACAACAAGGAAGCCATGGACAAGGCTCTTGAGATGATCAACGCAATCGTTGAGCTTCCCGAGGAGGGCAAGGTCTACACCGGTAAGGTACGTTCGATACTCGACTTCGGTGCATTCGTTGAATTCATGCCCAACCGCGACGGACTGCTCCACATTTCGGAAATAAGCTGGGAACGCCTTGAAAACATGGAGGCTTCAGGCCTGCATGAAGGTGACACCGTAGAGGTGAAGCTTATCGAAATCGACAAGAAGACCGGAAAGTACCGCCTGTCGATGCGTGCCCTTCAGCCCAAGCCCGAAGGCTACGTAGAGCCTCAGCGCGCACCCCGCGGACCCCGCAACAACAACGAGCGCGGCCCTCGTCGTGACGGCGATCGCCAGCAGCGTAACGACCGTGGTCCCCGTCGTAACAACAACCACCGCGAAGATTAA
- the dgt gene encoding dGTP triphosphohydrolase: MMHWDRLINDKRLGLEDYHDPKSGSRSDFQRDFDRLVFSSPFRRLQNKTQVFPLPGSIFVHNRLTHSMEVASVGRSLANEISRELRLKYRDEPWCDKLEAMGEIVSAACLAHDLGNPPFGHSGEKAISTFFSEGAGAEIRNELTEAQWADLINFEGNANSFRLLTHQFKGRRKGGFAMTYSMLASVVKYPYESRLAGGKSKFGFFSTEIDTFKRIAEELGLEMRNDAGCGAVSYARHPLVYIVEAADDICYQVMDIEDAHKLRVVGTDEVIRLFLGFFDEEKRRHMIDVMDKVEDPNEKIGYLRSCVIGTLVKQCARTFVDNEPAILAGEFEGSLLDNIALHEREGYRRCSALAWDKIYRASDVVDVELAGNRIITFLMEKLIHAVRYPELNYSSLLLSKVPEQYDIEAPTLFGKIQAVLDHISGMTDVYALDLYRKLYGMSLPAV, encoded by the coding sequence ATGATGCATTGGGACAGGCTCATCAATGACAAGCGTTTGGGACTTGAGGATTATCATGACCCCAAGAGCGGTTCGCGCAGTGACTTTCAGCGCGATTTTGACCGGTTGGTCTTCTCGTCGCCGTTCAGGCGCCTGCAGAATAAGACACAGGTGTTTCCCCTGCCGGGAAGCATATTCGTTCACAACCGTTTGACCCACTCCATGGAGGTGGCGTCGGTGGGACGCTCGCTTGCCAACGAGATAAGCCGTGAACTCCGGCTGAAGTATCGCGACGAGCCTTGGTGTGACAAGCTTGAGGCAATGGGTGAGATTGTGTCGGCCGCCTGTCTTGCCCATGACCTTGGAAATCCTCCTTTCGGACATTCGGGCGAGAAGGCCATTTCGACATTTTTCAGCGAAGGGGCCGGAGCGGAGATACGCAACGAACTGACCGAGGCGCAGTGGGCCGACCTTATCAACTTTGAAGGTAACGCCAACTCTTTCAGGTTGCTCACCCACCAGTTCAAGGGCCGGCGCAAGGGCGGCTTTGCCATGACCTATTCGATGCTTGCTTCGGTTGTGAAGTACCCCTATGAGTCGCGTCTGGCCGGAGGCAAGAGCAAATTCGGCTTCTTCTCCACCGAGATTGACACATTCAAGCGCATAGCCGAAGAGCTTGGCCTTGAGATGCGTAACGATGCCGGTTGCGGAGCGGTGAGCTATGCACGGCATCCGCTTGTCTACATCGTGGAGGCGGCCGACGACATCTGCTATCAGGTTATGGACATCGAGGATGCCCACAAGCTGCGTGTGGTAGGCACCGATGAGGTGATCAGGCTGTTTCTCGGATTTTTCGATGAAGAGAAGCGCCGTCACATGATCGATGTGATGGATAAAGTGGAGGATCCCAACGAGAAGATAGGTTACCTTCGCTCATGTGTCATAGGCACTCTTGTAAAGCAGTGTGCCCGCACGTTTGTCGACAATGAACCTGCCATACTTGCCGGCGAATTTGAAGGCTCGTTGCTTGACAACATCGCGCTTCACGAGCGCGAGGGCTACAGGCGTTGCTCGGCGCTTGCCTGGGATAAGATATACAGGGCGAGCGATGTTGTCGATGTGGAACTTGCCGGTAACCGCATCATAACGTTCCTGATGGAGAAGCTCATACATGCCGTGCGTTATCCCGAGCTTAACTACTCGTCGCTCCTGTTGAGCAAGGTGCCCGAGCAGTATGACATAGAGGCTCCTACGCTGTTCGGAAAGATTCAGGCCGTGCTCGACCACATTTCGGGAATGACCGATGTCTACGCTCTCGACCTCTACCGTAAGCTCTACGGCATGAGCCTGCCGGCGGTGTGA